The following proteins come from a genomic window of Actinomarinicola tropica:
- a CDS encoding type II secretion system F family protein — MSALAPMAAAGAVVAVLAVVVRPDHPRPDRRRPVPATAAPGAAPGSAFRAVPAWFARRAVDADLAPVERWWTGARLAVACAALGGWRVGGPTASVVAGLGAAGAGVVVLAALGHRREDRLVRSVPEALDAVARACRAGASVHQALRGLAQVDVGPAGPLLAEVATRVDRGRSLDGALADLVAAHPVPPVRLAAVALLVGAETGAAPARAVDGVAATLRDHAALDREAQALATQAKASVAVLVLAPVGFGALAVAGDPRVATFLFREPAGMACLAVGLVLDALGAWWMHRLVRRRR; from the coding sequence GTGAGCGCGCTCGCGCCCATGGCGGCGGCGGGCGCGGTCGTCGCCGTCCTCGCCGTCGTCGTGCGGCCGGACCACCCCCGCCCCGACCGCCGTCGTCCCGTGCCCGCGACCGCGGCGCCTGGCGCCGCGCCCGGCTCGGCCTTCCGCGCGGTGCCCGCGTGGTTCGCCCGCCGCGCCGTCGACGCCGACCTCGCACCGGTCGAGCGGTGGTGGACCGGTGCGCGCCTCGCCGTCGCCTGCGCCGCGCTGGGCGGATGGCGGGTGGGCGGGCCCACGGCCTCGGTGGTCGCCGGTCTGGGCGCGGCAGGCGCAGGGGTCGTCGTGCTGGCGGCGCTCGGCCACCGCCGCGAGGACCGCCTCGTCCGCTCGGTGCCGGAGGCCCTCGACGCCGTCGCCCGCGCCTGCCGCGCCGGGGCCTCGGTGCACCAGGCGCTCCGCGGCCTGGCCCAGGTCGACGTCGGACCGGCGGGACCGCTCCTCGCCGAGGTCGCCACCCGTGTCGACCGAGGACGCTCGCTCGACGGCGCCCTCGCCGACCTCGTCGCCGCGCACCCCGTGCCGCCCGTTCGGCTGGCCGCGGTCGCGCTGCTCGTGGGGGCCGAGACCGGCGCCGCCCCGGCTCGGGCGGTCGACGGCGTCGCCGCCACGCTGCGCGACCACGCCGCCCTCGATCGGGAGGCCCAGGCCCTGGCGACCCAGGCCAAGGCCTCGGTGGCCGTGCTCGTGCTCGCGCCGGTGGGCTTCGGCGCGCTCGCCGTCGCCGGCGACCCCCGCGTGGCGACGTTCCTCTTCCGGGAGCCGGCAGGGATGGCGTGCCTCGCGGTCGGACTGGTCCTCGACGCCCTCGGGGCGTGGTGGATGCACCGACTCGTCCGGAGGCGTCGATGA